The following coding sequences lie in one Corynebacterium humireducens NBRC 106098 = DSM 45392 genomic window:
- a CDS encoding glycosyltransferase, with amino-acid sequence MICHLIVGPDGHGVTEYARSLAAHSAGSVLVGMGPLPPGPVHVTFTDHLFGDTPERAVDAVLARCAGHPLSVSLHDIPQEAEGAARFARRAPAYRRLASAADLAVVNSHHEAAFFDDPLPVVPLPVPTIDSAYDPESSTVGILGFIYPGKGHDDLLRAVAGTGLRVRALGGVSAGHEDWAAQLQELARELDVDFEITGWLSDSELAAEMGRIEIPVCAHRHYSASGSLMAWLGAGRTVLVSDSPYTREMAQRWPGVEVVDDWGAALRDFSPTPPAANEGWDWPDLAAEWERHWRRLWPRVSVVIPHYNNPEGLREVMRGVEKQDYPGEIEIIVADDGSTVPPDVDAIVVRQEDLGFRAAAARNLGAGAASGEVLTFFDGDTVPGPGYLTAVVPHVVADGRAVVVGTRLTGPEREEPQWLRDAWTHTGHLQRADDGSWRYVISAALTCGREFFREIGGFDGSLVGYGGEDWEFGHRAWEAGARLVHEPRAVAVHDEPDWGGRSADPAEKNSETIALAHRITHPLARPAGVIFDTADIEVHVPGWPEAGVTETVIIGWLRAGDVHVIIDPVPELFLADPRVRPAGNGARITVLLDAPVIPDTLPTTHNATCLREGEQVARVRGRRREAPVTVDVTWTLVDGPRRLERDFAGW; translated from the coding sequence ATGATCTGCCACCTCATCGTCGGCCCCGACGGCCACGGCGTCACCGAGTACGCCCGCTCGCTGGCCGCGCACTCGGCCGGTTCCGTGTTGGTGGGGATGGGCCCGCTGCCGCCGGGGCCCGTCCACGTCACCTTCACCGACCACCTCTTCGGCGACACCCCGGAGCGGGCCGTCGACGCGGTGCTGGCCCGCTGCGCCGGGCATCCGCTGAGCGTCAGCCTTCACGACATCCCGCAGGAGGCGGAGGGCGCGGCGCGGTTCGCCCGCCGGGCCCCCGCTTATCGACGCCTCGCCTCCGCCGCCGACCTCGCCGTGGTGAACTCCCACCACGAGGCGGCATTCTTCGACGATCCGCTGCCCGTGGTGCCGTTGCCGGTTCCCACCATCGACTCCGCCTATGATCCGGAGTCCTCCACGGTGGGGATCCTCGGCTTCATCTACCCCGGCAAGGGACACGACGACCTGCTCCGCGCGGTGGCGGGCACCGGGCTGCGCGTCCGTGCGCTCGGCGGGGTGAGCGCGGGTCACGAGGACTGGGCCGCCCAGCTGCAGGAGCTGGCCCGGGAGCTCGACGTGGACTTCGAAATCACCGGCTGGCTCTCCGATTCCGAGCTCGCCGCCGAGATGGGACGCATCGAGATCCCCGTGTGCGCCCACCGCCACTACTCCGCCTCCGGCTCCCTCATGGCCTGGCTCGGGGCGGGCCGGACGGTGCTGGTCAGCGATTCGCCCTACACCCGGGAGATGGCGCAGCGCTGGCCCGGCGTCGAGGTGGTCGACGACTGGGGTGCGGCGCTGCGGGACTTCTCCCCCACCCCACCTGCGGCCAACGAGGGCTGGGACTGGCCGGACCTCGCCGCCGAGTGGGAGCGGCACTGGCGTCGGCTGTGGCCGCGCGTGTCCGTCGTCATCCCCCACTACAACAACCCGGAGGGGCTGCGGGAGGTGATGCGGGGCGTCGAGAAGCAGGACTACCCGGGGGAGATCGAGATCATCGTCGCCGACGACGGCTCCACCGTCCCGCCGGACGTCGACGCCATTGTCGTGCGCCAGGAGGACCTCGGATTCCGCGCGGCCGCGGCCCGCAACCTCGGTGCCGGGGCGGCGAGCGGTGAGGTGCTCACGTTCTTCGACGGCGACACCGTGCCCGGGCCCGGATACCTCACGGCCGTCGTGCCGCACGTGGTGGCCGACGGCCGCGCAGTGGTCGTCGGCACCCGCCTCACCGGCCCGGAGCGGGAGGAACCGCAGTGGCTGCGCGACGCCTGGACGCACACCGGGCACCTGCAGCGCGCCGACGACGGCAGCTGGCGCTACGTCATCTCCGCCGCACTCACCTGTGGGCGGGAGTTCTTCCGGGAGATCGGCGGTTTCGACGGCTCCCTGGTCGGCTACGGCGGTGAGGACTGGGAGTTCGGCCACCGCGCCTGGGAGGCCGGCGCCCGCCTCGTCCACGAACCCCGCGCCGTCGCCGTCCACGACGAACCGGACTGGGGCGGACGCAGCGCCGACCCCGCGGAGAAGAACTCCGAGACCATCGCCCTCGCCCACCGCATCACCCACCCCCTGGCCCGGCCCGCCGGCGTCATCTTCGACACCGCCGACATCGAGGTCCACGTCCCCGGCTGGCCCGAGGCCGGCGTCACCGAGACCGTCATCATCGGGTGGCTGCGCGCCGGAGACGTCCACGTCATCATCGACCCCGTGCCCGAACTCTTCCTCGCCGATCCCCGCGTTCGCCCCGCAGGCAACGGCGCCCGCATCACCGTGCTTCTCGACGCCCCCGTCATCCCCGACACCCTCCCCACCACGCACAACGCCACCTGCCTCCGGGAAGGAGAACAGGTGGCGAGGGTGAGGGGGCGGCGTCGGGAAGCTCCCGTCACGGTCGACGTCACATGGACGCTCGTCGACGGACCGCGACGCCTCGAACGCGACTTCGCGGGCTGGTGA
- a CDS encoding ribose-5-phosphate isomerase, translating into MRVYLGADHAGFDMKNIIAEHLKKQGHDVIDCGAHTYDPDDDYPAFCIEAASRTVNDPGSLGIVLGGSGNGEQIAANKVKGARCALAWSPETARLAREHNNAQLIGLGGRMHSEEEALAIVDAFLDQDWSKAERHQRRIDILADYERTGVAPELPAE; encoded by the coding sequence ATGCGCGTTTACCTTGGAGCAGACCACGCCGGCTTTGACATGAAGAACATCATCGCCGAGCACCTGAAGAAGCAGGGCCACGACGTCATCGACTGTGGCGCCCACACCTACGATCCCGACGACGACTACCCGGCCTTCTGCATCGAGGCCGCCTCCCGCACGGTCAACGATCCGGGTTCCCTGGGCATCGTGCTCGGTGGTTCCGGCAACGGCGAGCAGATCGCCGCGAACAAGGTCAAGGGTGCCCGGTGCGCTCTGGCCTGGTCCCCGGAGACCGCCCGCCTGGCGCGTGAGCACAACAATGCCCAGCTCATCGGCCTGGGTGGTCGCATGCACTCCGAGGAGGAGGCGCTGGCGATCGTCGATGCGTTCCTGGATCAGGACTGGTCGAAGGCGGAGCGTCACCAGCGTCGCATCGACATCCTCGCCGACTACGAGCGCACGGGCGTCGCCCCGGAGCTCCCGGCCGAATAG